In the genome of Maridesulfovibrio zosterae DSM 11974, the window GACGCCCCATATGCTGTAGCCCTGCAAAATATGAAAAGGTTCCTTCCGGGCCGAGATAGACTACTCTTTCAGGTCGTTGCAGTCTGCGTGAAGATGAAATAATTTCACGATATATGGCTTCAAGGTGTTCTGAAGGAAGAGGTCCTGGATTACGTCCGGTCAGCCCTTGAAGAACTTCCTGCTCACGGAAAGGCTTAAAAATCTGATCAGAAGAGCCTGCTTTTATTGCGCCGACTGACAACGATGCAGCAGCGCGCTTGTTAAGAAGTTCTAAAATTTCACTATCGAGGGAATCTATTTCTTCTCTCAGACTGCCTAAATTATTTTTGCTGGACTCTGACATTTTTTATTATTCCTCTACAATCTCTTCGCTGATGCGCATACCGAAATGGCGTCCGGCTTCATCAATACGGCAAAGAATTTCATCACCCTTTTTCAGGGTTACAACACTTACAGGCTCACCTTTACCGCTGACCACTCGAATTGTCTCGGCGTTCTGCAAAAAGACTTTACCTGAAACAGGACCATTATCTGTAGCAACTTCTGCAGTTATGAGCAGCATAGGCCGTACTTCAACCTTACTTCTACCAACAACAGCTATGGAAGTGTTGCCCTGTGCGTCCACAATCAGAACTTCAGCACCTGAAGACAACTCTTCAAGATATGTAGTTTTATCACCCGGCATCTGTACATACGCATGAACAGCACCAGCATTTACTCGAAAAGGACGGGCTGCAACATATGGATTTGACTCAGTCTCAGCATGTACCAAAAATGTAAAAGCACTGGAATTCCCAGTAAGCATACCCTGCCCTTTCTTGAGCATTGAAATCGTATCAACACAGACCCGGTGTCCAAGACCTGCGGATTCAATATCAGTAATTACCGCCTTTTGTAATTCCATTTTACCCTGACTAAGTTTCAGTTCTGCAACAATTGTCTTCAGGTCCGCAGCTCCCTCGGGAGTGACCACTATGGTATCAGCACCGCGCTCAAGAACTCCTGCAGCAAGTCTTGCCCTGTCTAGGGATTCGGCCTCAAGAGCAAGACTCTCAACCTGAGCAAGAATATTTTCAACAGGAATGATTTCCCATCCGGCAGCAAGACAAACGTCTTTGCCTTTCTGAGCAAGGTTTACTGCAATTTCTTCATCCGACTTTTCATTGATGGCAACTGTTGGAATATCTTCCGGTGTGAGAACTGTAACACGTCCCAAAGACTCTATGTCCTTCTTACGATCTGGAGTGGTGAGGACAGCGTCAACACCGGACTCAAGCGCCAGAGTCACAAGGTTTTTATCAAATGGGATTGCTTTGTATATAATCTTTTTCATTACGATTTCCTGATTTTACTATTCGCCGATGTATTTGAGGGCATCATCTACGGATACATCTTCATGAACAATTTTGTGCAGAGCTTGAACAAGTCTTACACGATTTTTGTGTTGAAAAACATTTCGTCCAACAGAAAGGCCTGCTCCGCCAGCAGTAATGGAATCGGAAACCATCTGCAAAAAATCTCGAGTGGAATCAAGCTTAGGACCGCCGGCAATAACAACCGGAATGCAACATCCGTCAACAACTTCACCAAATGTCTCAACATTTCCAGTATAAGAGACTTTAACGATGTCAGCGCCCAACTCTTCTCCCATCCTGGCACAGTGAGCAACGACTTCAGGATCAAATTCATCTTTAATTTTAGGACCACGAGCATAAACCATAGCCAGAACAGGAACACCCCAGCTGGTAGCGGCAGAAGCGACTTCACCTAGATCGGAAAGCATCTTGGATTCAGTCTCATCACCAAGATTTACATGAACGGAAACGGCATCAGCACCAAGACGGAGACCATCTTCAACAGTGCCGACCAGAGTTTTTGCATTTGGAGTGGGAGAAAGGGAGGTTGAAGCTGAAAGATGGACAATTAATCCGACGTCTCCGCCTTCTTCACGGTGAGAGCAGCGAACAAGGCCCTTATGCATGAGCACCGCATTTGCTCCGCCTTTCACCATGTCATTAACCGCTCTGCGCATGTTACGCAATCCCTTGAGAGGCCCGACACTAACACCATGATCCATAGGGACAATGATTGTTCTGCCGGTATTACGATTGATTATCCGCTCTATTCGTACACTTTTACCAATCTGCATTTTATTTCTCCATCTGGTTAGCCTCTGCTTGAGAGCTCCGCTTTCCTGTGGCGGCCTGGATAAAAGAAAAGGGCCGCCGGCGAGTCTTCGCCTGCGGCCCTTCGTAGAGGTCGTTTGCTTTATTTCGTTTTCTACTTTTTAAACGAGCAAACCTCCACCTGACCACAAGCGTGGGTGCACCAAAAATAAAAAAAGTAGAAAAAATATGAGAGGCCGGTGCCCAAGGTGTTAAATGTCTGCATGGGTTTTAATTAACCAAACTCGAAAAAAACTGTCAACAACTTTCTTTATTTTTTTACCATCATTAATATAATGGCCGATATTTGTTATTTTGCATACTATGTTTACGACACTTAATTTTATAAATTTTACCTTTTTGTAATTTAATACTGAAAAATATACGACAAAAAAGTACAATAATACAATTTTGTAATCGTATTTTTTAAGTCTTCTTAAAAATATCCTGCAATTTAAACAACTTACAATATTGGCACAGTCCGTGCTTAGGAAAACTTATCCTTGAAGCAATCAACACCCCTAAGGAGGACTGTATGACTACTAAACTTTCACTGGCGGGCCGTAAAATTCCGGCCCTTGTAACTCTCTTGCTCCTGGCAGCACCTACCGCAGCATTCGCTGGCGAAGAGTTCATGACTCAGACCCACGCCAATATTCTTTGGACACTTCTGGCAGCAATTCTCGTTATGTTCATGCAGGCTGGCTTTGCTTGCGTAGAAGCAGGTTTTACCAGAGCAAAGAGTGCCGGTAACATCCTGATGAAAAACTTTCTTGATTTCGCCCTTGGATCAATCATCTTTTACCTGTTCGGTTTCGGACTGATGTTCGGCCTTGATGCCGGCGGGTTTGTAGGAACTTCAGGTTTCTCACTTGCAGGCGTCGGTCTTACCGACCCTGACTCACAGTGGACTTTGACATTCTGGTTCTTTCAGTCTGTATTTGCCGCTACAGCAGCAACAATCGTATCCGGTGGTATTGCAGAACGCACAAAATTCAGTGGATATATAATCGTCACCTGTATAGTAACAGGTCTGATCTATCCTATTTCAGGACACTGGGCATGGGGATCTCTCTGGCTCGGCGATTCAGGTGCAGGCTGGCTTGAAGGCCTTGGATTCATGGACTTTGCAGGCTCAACAGTTGTCCACTCTGTTGGTGGATGGGTTGCTCTTGCAGGCGCAATGATGCTTGGACCCCGCATCGGTAAATATACCGCAGACGGCAAAGCAAAAGCTATCCCCGGCCACAACATTCCTTTAGCATCCCTCGGCGTATTCATTCTTTGGTTCGGTTGGTTCGGTTTCAACCCTGGCTCAACTACAACAGCTGACGGCTCAATCGGTCTTATCGCAGTAACTACAAGTCTCTCTGCATGTGGGGGAACAGCCGCAGCAATGTTCACCTCATGGTTTAAATACGGCAAACCGGATATTTCCATGACCTGTAACGGTGCGCTGGCAGGACTGGTAGGTATCACCGCCGGCTGTGCAACAGTAACACCTTCAGCATCAATCATCATCGGAATTATTGCAGGTATCCTCGTAGTACTCTCAATCGAATTTATTGATAAAATTCTCAAGATTGATGACCCGGTTGGTGCAGTTTCCGTTCACGGTATATGCGGAGCATGGGGAACACTTGCTTGTGGCCTATTCACAGCTCCCGCACTTAATGACGGAGCAGGCGGCCTCTTTTACGGCGGCGGATTCTCTCTTGTAACTCCACAGCTTATCGGTATCGCAGTATGCTTTGTCTGGGCTTTCGGTGCAGGTCTGATCGCATTCTCCATCGCTAAGGCAATACTTGGAATCAGAGTAACAGCTGAAGAAGAAATGAAAGGTCTCGATATTGCTGAACATGGCATGGAGTCCTATAACGGTTTCCAGATCTTCTCCAACGAATAATCGAACCATCACATAGAGAGGAACAATATAATGAAACTTATCATCGCATATGTCCGCCCCGAGTGCCTGACTCCGGTTAAACAGGCTCTCTACACAAAAGGCATTTACTCAGTATCAGTAACCAACATACTCGGCTCAGGAAGACAGGCAGGATTCACCGAAACATACCGTGGCGTAGTTATGGAAGTAAACCTGCTCAAAAAAATCCGCATTGAAATTGGTCTCTGCGAAGAAAAACTGGACTCAGCGCTGGAAGCAATTAAAACTGGTGCCCAGACAGGTAAAGAAGGTGACGGTGTCATCTTTGTTCAGGATCTCAACAGGACCATCAGAATCAGAACTGGTGAAGAAACACTATAACCCCAATCAGTGTATAAATGGCCGGCCATATCATCGGCAGAAATAGCCGGCCAAGGTTTGATGACCACCTCCATCAAGCCTAGCTCGGCCGGAAGGGACTTCCCACCCTTCCGGCCGTATTAATAAAATAAATTAATTTGATCAGTTGAAAACGGTTGCTCATATGAATACATCTCCTACGATCGCTATCCATGAAATAATAGAACGTGAATGTTTAATAACGGTCCTGCAGCCACTTGTATCCATGAACCGTAAATCCCTGATTGGTTTTGAAGCTCTTTCCAGAGCAGTTAACCCTTATACAGGCGAACTGATCCCCCCTGTAGAACTTTTCTCCATGTGCAAAGACCTCTGGACTTTAACCAGACTCGACAGAGCCTGTCGCAAAAAAGCTCTTGAAACTTTTGCCCCCATTTCCAAAAAAGACCGTACCCTGCTTTTATCTATCAACATTGATGCAGCAATAATAAACAGTGATACGATAGACTACGGATTGACCGGTAAAATGGCTGCAGAATGCGAAGTCTCAGTAAGCAATCTTATTTTAGAGATAATTGAATCAAAGGCAGGCAGTGATCTGACCCTGGAAAAATTTGTTGAAAATTCACGAAAACGCGGTTTTCTCATAGCACTTGATGATATTGGGACGGGCCATTCCAACTTAGATCGAATTCCTAAACTAAAGCCTGATATAATCAAAATAGACCGCTCATTGATTACTGATATCAACGAAAAGTTTCACAACCTTGAAGTAACACGTTCATTGGTAAATCTGGCAAAAAGCATAGGCTCTCTGCCACTTGCTGAAGGAGTAGAGACAACACAAGAGGCCTTAACGCTCATGAGCCTTGGGATAGATGTTTTTCAGGGATACTATTTTGGTAAACCAGTGTCTGCAGACATAGCGCTCGATACTGACATAGCACCAATACATTCACTGGCTTCCCGATTTAAAACTCATATGCTTGAGAAGCTCAACAGACAGAAAATTATGGAAAATTCGTACAAAAGAATGACCAGAAAACTGCGTGAAGCACTAATCGACGGATCAGAATGTACTGCTGATTTTATCCTTTCATCTTTTATTACAGAAAACTCAACTATTGAATGTGCCTACATTATCGATACAAACGGAATTCAAAGATCTGAAACAATTTGCAATCCTTTCAGACTTAAAAAAAGCAGAAGACTGATTTACCAGCCTGCCCCCATAGGCGCTGACCATTCACTTAAAGAGTACTACCTGACAATCAAATCAGGCAAAACATGGCATACAACAGACCCGTACATATCTCTTGCCTCAGGAAATCAGTGTGTAACTGTCTCCACCAAGCTTTACGATAGTCCCAAATCACCT includes:
- a CDS encoding 3-dehydroquinate synthase II family protein — its product is MKKIIYKAIPFDKNLVTLALESGVDAVLTTPDRKKDIESLGRVTVLTPEDIPTVAINEKSDEEIAVNLAQKGKDVCLAAGWEIIPVENILAQVESLALEAESLDRARLAAGVLERGADTIVVTPEGAADLKTIVAELKLSQGKMELQKAVITDIESAGLGHRVCVDTISMLKKGQGMLTGNSSAFTFLVHAETESNPYVAARPFRVNAGAVHAYVQMPGDKTTYLEELSSGAEVLIVDAQGNTSIAVVGRSKVEVRPMLLITAEVATDNGPVSGKVFLQNAETIRVVSGKGEPVSVVTLKKGDEILCRIDEAGRHFGMRISEEIVEE
- a CDS encoding 2-amino-3,7-dideoxy-D-threo-hept-6-ulosonate synthase, encoding MQIGKSVRIERIINRNTGRTIIVPMDHGVSVGPLKGLRNMRRAVNDMVKGGANAVLMHKGLVRCSHREEGGDVGLIVHLSASTSLSPTPNAKTLVGTVEDGLRLGADAVSVHVNLGDETESKMLSDLGEVASAATSWGVPVLAMVYARGPKIKDEFDPEVVAHCARMGEELGADIVKVSYTGNVETFGEVVDGCCIPVVIAGGPKLDSTRDFLQMVSDSITAGGAGLSVGRNVFQHKNRVRLVQALHKIVHEDVSVDDALKYIGE
- a CDS encoding ammonium transporter; translated protein: MTTKLSLAGRKIPALVTLLLLAAPTAAFAGEEFMTQTHANILWTLLAAILVMFMQAGFACVEAGFTRAKSAGNILMKNFLDFALGSIIFYLFGFGLMFGLDAGGFVGTSGFSLAGVGLTDPDSQWTLTFWFFQSVFAATAATIVSGGIAERTKFSGYIIVTCIVTGLIYPISGHWAWGSLWLGDSGAGWLEGLGFMDFAGSTVVHSVGGWVALAGAMMLGPRIGKYTADGKAKAIPGHNIPLASLGVFILWFGWFGFNPGSTTTADGSIGLIAVTTSLSACGGTAAAMFTSWFKYGKPDISMTCNGALAGLVGITAGCATVTPSASIIIGIIAGILVVLSIEFIDKILKIDDPVGAVSVHGICGAWGTLACGLFTAPALNDGAGGLFYGGGFSLVTPQLIGIAVCFVWAFGAGLIAFSIAKAILGIRVTAEEEMKGLDIAEHGMESYNGFQIFSNE
- a CDS encoding P-II family nitrogen regulator codes for the protein MKLIIAYVRPECLTPVKQALYTKGIYSVSVTNILGSGRQAGFTETYRGVVMEVNLLKKIRIEIGLCEEKLDSALEAIKTGAQTGKEGDGVIFVQDLNRTIRIRTGEETL
- a CDS encoding EAL domain-containing protein, translating into MNTSPTIAIHEIIERECLITVLQPLVSMNRKSLIGFEALSRAVNPYTGELIPPVELFSMCKDLWTLTRLDRACRKKALETFAPISKKDRTLLLSINIDAAIINSDTIDYGLTGKMAAECEVSVSNLILEIIESKAGSDLTLEKFVENSRKRGFLIALDDIGTGHSNLDRIPKLKPDIIKIDRSLITDINEKFHNLEVTRSLVNLAKSIGSLPLAEGVETTQEALTLMSLGIDVFQGYYFGKPVSADIALDTDIAPIHSLASRFKTHMLEKLNRQKIMENSYKRMTRKLREALIDGSECTADFILSSFITENSTIECAYIIDTNGIQRSETICNPFRLKKSRRLIYQPAPIGADHSLKEYYLTIKSGKTWHTTDPYISLASGNQCVTVSTKLYDSPKSPIVCIDIST